The Gasterosteus aculeatus chromosome 8, fGasAcu3.hap1.1, whole genome shotgun sequence genome has a window encoding:
- the lhx9 gene encoding LIM/homeobox protein Lhx9 isoform X1 gives MEVVGCKKEAGSCSALRPGPGAMLFHGISGDHIQGIMEEMERRSKTESRLAKGMQLNGRESTMPSMSPEKPALCAGCGGKISDRYYLLAVDKQWHLRCLKCCECKLALESELTCFAKDGSIYCKEDYYRRFSVQRCARCHLGISASEMVMRARDSVYHLSCFTCTTCNKTLSTGDHFGMKDSLVYCRLHFETLVQGPDYHQQLNFAELAAKGGGLTMPYFNGTGTAQKGRPRKRKSPAMGIDIPSYNTGCNENDTDHMDRDQQAYAPTQKTKRMRTSFKHHQLRTMKSYFAINHNPDAKDLKQLAQKTGLTKRVLQVWFQNARAKFRRNVLRQENGGVDKADGTSLPAPSSDSGALTPPSSTATLTDLTNPSITVVTSVTSSLDSHDSGSPSQTTLTNLF, from the exons ATGGAAGTTGTGGGCTGCAAGAAAGAGGCAGGCAGTTGCAGCGCGTTGCGTCCAGGACCGGGAGCCATGCTTTTCCACGGGATCTCCGGGGATCACATCCAAGGGATCATGGAGGAAATGGAGAGACGGTCGAAAACGGAGTCGCGCCTGGCAAAGGGCATGCAGCTCAACGGGAGAGAGTCG ACCATGCCTTCTATGAGCCCGGAGAAGCCCGCTCTGTGCGCCGGCTGTGGCGGTAAGATCTCGGATAGATATTACCTCCTGGCCGTGGACAAACAGTGGCACCTGCGGTGTCTCAAATGCTGTGAATGTAAACTAGCGCTGGAGTCGGAGCTAACGTGTTTTGCCAAGGATGGGAGTATCTACTGCAAGGAGGATTACTACAG AAGGTTCTCCGTGCAGAGGTGCGCGCGCTGCCACCTCGGGATATCGGCCTCGGAGATGGTAATGCGGGCGCGCGATTCCGTGTACCACCTGAGCTGCTTCACCTGCACCACGTGCAACAAGACGCTGAGTACGGGCGACCACTTCGGCATGAAGGACAGCCTGGTGTACTGCCGGCTGCACTTCGAGACGCTGGTGCAGGGGCCGGACTACCACCAGCAGCTCAACTTCGCCGAGCTGGCGGCCAAGGGCGGCGGCCTCACCATGCCCTACTTCAACGGCACCGGGACGGCGCAGAAGGGGAGGCCGCGCAAGAGGAAGAGCCCGGCCATGGGGATAGACATACCCAGCTACAACACAG GCTGTAACGAGAATGACACCGATCACATGGACCGGGACCAGCAGGCCTACGCTCCAACGCAgaagaccaagcgcatgcggACCTCCTTCAAGCACCATCAGCTGCGGACAATGAAATCCTACTTTGCCATCAACCACAACCCAGATGCCAAGGACTTAAAGCAGCTGGCCCAGAAAACAGGCCTCACTAAGAGAGTTCTACAG GTTTGGTTCCAAAACGCAAGAGCCAAATTCAGAAGGAACGTTTTGCGACAGGAGAATGGAGGTGTTGATAAGGCTGATGGCACCTCACTCCCTGCACCCTCATCTGACAGTGGggccctgacccccccctccagcacGGCCACACTAACAGACCTGACAAACCCCTCTATCACTGTAGTGACCTCCGTCACCTCTAGTTTGGACAGCCATGATTCGGGGAGCCCTTCACAAACTACCTTGACAAACCTTTTCTAA
- the lhx9 gene encoding LIM/homeobox protein Lhx9 isoform X2, producing the protein MEVVGCKKEAGSCSALRPGPGAMLFHGISGDHIQGIMEEMERRSKTESRLAKGMQLNGRESTMPSMSPEKPALCAGCGGKISDRYYLLAVDKQWHLRCLKCCECKLALESELTCFAKDGSIYCKEDYYRFSVQRCARCHLGISASEMVMRARDSVYHLSCFTCTTCNKTLSTGDHFGMKDSLVYCRLHFETLVQGPDYHQQLNFAELAAKGGGLTMPYFNGTGTAQKGRPRKRKSPAMGIDIPSYNTGCNENDTDHMDRDQQAYAPTQKTKRMRTSFKHHQLRTMKSYFAINHNPDAKDLKQLAQKTGLTKRVLQVWFQNARAKFRRNVLRQENGGVDKADGTSLPAPSSDSGALTPPSSTATLTDLTNPSITVVTSVTSSLDSHDSGSPSQTTLTNLF; encoded by the exons ATGGAAGTTGTGGGCTGCAAGAAAGAGGCAGGCAGTTGCAGCGCGTTGCGTCCAGGACCGGGAGCCATGCTTTTCCACGGGATCTCCGGGGATCACATCCAAGGGATCATGGAGGAAATGGAGAGACGGTCGAAAACGGAGTCGCGCCTGGCAAAGGGCATGCAGCTCAACGGGAGAGAGTCG ACCATGCCTTCTATGAGCCCGGAGAAGCCCGCTCTGTGCGCCGGCTGTGGCGGTAAGATCTCGGATAGATATTACCTCCTGGCCGTGGACAAACAGTGGCACCTGCGGTGTCTCAAATGCTGTGAATGTAAACTAGCGCTGGAGTCGGAGCTAACGTGTTTTGCCAAGGATGGGAGTATCTACTGCAAGGAGGATTACTACAG GTTCTCCGTGCAGAGGTGCGCGCGCTGCCACCTCGGGATATCGGCCTCGGAGATGGTAATGCGGGCGCGCGATTCCGTGTACCACCTGAGCTGCTTCACCTGCACCACGTGCAACAAGACGCTGAGTACGGGCGACCACTTCGGCATGAAGGACAGCCTGGTGTACTGCCGGCTGCACTTCGAGACGCTGGTGCAGGGGCCGGACTACCACCAGCAGCTCAACTTCGCCGAGCTGGCGGCCAAGGGCGGCGGCCTCACCATGCCCTACTTCAACGGCACCGGGACGGCGCAGAAGGGGAGGCCGCGCAAGAGGAAGAGCCCGGCCATGGGGATAGACATACCCAGCTACAACACAG GCTGTAACGAGAATGACACCGATCACATGGACCGGGACCAGCAGGCCTACGCTCCAACGCAgaagaccaagcgcatgcggACCTCCTTCAAGCACCATCAGCTGCGGACAATGAAATCCTACTTTGCCATCAACCACAACCCAGATGCCAAGGACTTAAAGCAGCTGGCCCAGAAAACAGGCCTCACTAAGAGAGTTCTACAG GTTTGGTTCCAAAACGCAAGAGCCAAATTCAGAAGGAACGTTTTGCGACAGGAGAATGGAGGTGTTGATAAGGCTGATGGCACCTCACTCCCTGCACCCTCATCTGACAGTGGggccctgacccccccctccagcacGGCCACACTAACAGACCTGACAAACCCCTCTATCACTGTAGTGACCTCCGTCACCTCTAGTTTGGACAGCCATGATTCGGGGAGCCCTTCACAAACTACCTTGACAAACCTTTTCTAA
- the lhx9 gene encoding LIM/homeobox protein Lhx9 isoform X4, with protein MEVVGCKKEAGSCSALRPGPGAMLFHGISGDHIQGIMEEMERRSKTESRLAKGMQLNGRESTMPSMSPEKPALCAGCGGKISDRYYLLAVDKQWHLRCLKCCECKLALESELTCFAKDGSIYCKEDYYRFSVQRCARCHLGISASEMVMRARDSVYHLSCFTCTTCNKTLSTGDHFGMKDSLVYCRLHFETLVQGPDYHQQLNFAELAAKGGGLTMPYFNGTGTAQKGRPRKRKSPAMGIDIPSYNTGCNENDTDHMDRDQQAYAPTQKTKRMRTSFKHHQLRTMKSYFAINHNPDAKDLKQLAQKTGLTKRVLQGEQILGHYSHTSRRLKIP; from the exons ATGGAAGTTGTGGGCTGCAAGAAAGAGGCAGGCAGTTGCAGCGCGTTGCGTCCAGGACCGGGAGCCATGCTTTTCCACGGGATCTCCGGGGATCACATCCAAGGGATCATGGAGGAAATGGAGAGACGGTCGAAAACGGAGTCGCGCCTGGCAAAGGGCATGCAGCTCAACGGGAGAGAGTCG ACCATGCCTTCTATGAGCCCGGAGAAGCCCGCTCTGTGCGCCGGCTGTGGCGGTAAGATCTCGGATAGATATTACCTCCTGGCCGTGGACAAACAGTGGCACCTGCGGTGTCTCAAATGCTGTGAATGTAAACTAGCGCTGGAGTCGGAGCTAACGTGTTTTGCCAAGGATGGGAGTATCTACTGCAAGGAGGATTACTACAG GTTCTCCGTGCAGAGGTGCGCGCGCTGCCACCTCGGGATATCGGCCTCGGAGATGGTAATGCGGGCGCGCGATTCCGTGTACCACCTGAGCTGCTTCACCTGCACCACGTGCAACAAGACGCTGAGTACGGGCGACCACTTCGGCATGAAGGACAGCCTGGTGTACTGCCGGCTGCACTTCGAGACGCTGGTGCAGGGGCCGGACTACCACCAGCAGCTCAACTTCGCCGAGCTGGCGGCCAAGGGCGGCGGCCTCACCATGCCCTACTTCAACGGCACCGGGACGGCGCAGAAGGGGAGGCCGCGCAAGAGGAAGAGCCCGGCCATGGGGATAGACATACCCAGCTACAACACAG GCTGTAACGAGAATGACACCGATCACATGGACCGGGACCAGCAGGCCTACGCTCCAACGCAgaagaccaagcgcatgcggACCTCCTTCAAGCACCATCAGCTGCGGACAATGAAATCCTACTTTGCCATCAACCACAACCCAGATGCCAAGGACTTAAAGCAGCTGGCCCAGAAAACAGGCCTCACTAAGAGAGTTCTACAG
- the lhx9 gene encoding LIM/homeobox protein Lhx9 isoform X3 has translation MEVVGCKKEAGSCSALRPGPGAMLFHGISGDHIQGIMEEMERRSKTESRLAKGMQLNGRESTMPSMSPEKPALCAGCGGKISDRYYLLAVDKQWHLRCLKCCECKLALESELTCFAKDGSIYCKEDYYRRFSVQRCARCHLGISASEMVMRARDSVYHLSCFTCTTCNKTLSTGDHFGMKDSLVYCRLHFETLVQGPDYHQQLNFAELAAKGGGLTMPYFNGTGTAQKGRPRKRKSPAMGIDIPSYNTGCNENDTDHMDRDQQAYAPTQKTKRMRTSFKHHQLRTMKSYFAINHNPDAKDLKQLAQKTGLTKRVLQGEQILGHYSHTSRRLKIP, from the exons ATGGAAGTTGTGGGCTGCAAGAAAGAGGCAGGCAGTTGCAGCGCGTTGCGTCCAGGACCGGGAGCCATGCTTTTCCACGGGATCTCCGGGGATCACATCCAAGGGATCATGGAGGAAATGGAGAGACGGTCGAAAACGGAGTCGCGCCTGGCAAAGGGCATGCAGCTCAACGGGAGAGAGTCG ACCATGCCTTCTATGAGCCCGGAGAAGCCCGCTCTGTGCGCCGGCTGTGGCGGTAAGATCTCGGATAGATATTACCTCCTGGCCGTGGACAAACAGTGGCACCTGCGGTGTCTCAAATGCTGTGAATGTAAACTAGCGCTGGAGTCGGAGCTAACGTGTTTTGCCAAGGATGGGAGTATCTACTGCAAGGAGGATTACTACAG AAGGTTCTCCGTGCAGAGGTGCGCGCGCTGCCACCTCGGGATATCGGCCTCGGAGATGGTAATGCGGGCGCGCGATTCCGTGTACCACCTGAGCTGCTTCACCTGCACCACGTGCAACAAGACGCTGAGTACGGGCGACCACTTCGGCATGAAGGACAGCCTGGTGTACTGCCGGCTGCACTTCGAGACGCTGGTGCAGGGGCCGGACTACCACCAGCAGCTCAACTTCGCCGAGCTGGCGGCCAAGGGCGGCGGCCTCACCATGCCCTACTTCAACGGCACCGGGACGGCGCAGAAGGGGAGGCCGCGCAAGAGGAAGAGCCCGGCCATGGGGATAGACATACCCAGCTACAACACAG GCTGTAACGAGAATGACACCGATCACATGGACCGGGACCAGCAGGCCTACGCTCCAACGCAgaagaccaagcgcatgcggACCTCCTTCAAGCACCATCAGCTGCGGACAATGAAATCCTACTTTGCCATCAACCACAACCCAGATGCCAAGGACTTAAAGCAGCTGGCCCAGAAAACAGGCCTCACTAAGAGAGTTCTACAG
- the c8h1orf53 gene encoding uncharacterized protein C1orf53 homolog has translation MFHQKSPFRAFIRAVLRVQVDRRRVTRSAACGADERRKVLEGSSPAEIGADLSGTKFTQEQMDIHAAHTEACEAKKQMYVDPSSGYKVFTEYAHLQRGKCCGTACRHCPYGHVNVKDPAMKKRFNSLYYV, from the exons ATGTTTCACCAAAAATCCCCGTTCAGAGCTTTTATCCGCGCGGTGCTCCGCGTGCAGGTTGACAGACGGCGCGTGACGCGGTCGGCGGCCTGCGGGGCGGACGAGAGACGGAAGGTGCTGGAAGGCAGCAGTCCGGCGGAGATCGGTGCTGACCTCAGCGGGACAAAGTTCACACAGGAACAAATGGACATCCATGCAGCCCATACGGAGGCGTGCGAG GCAAAGAAGCAGATGTACGTCGACCCTTCCAGTGGGTACAAGGTGTTCACAGAATATGCCCACCTTCAGAGAGGGAAATGTTGTGGCACAGCCTGCAGACAC TGTCCATATGGCCATGTCAACGTGAAGGaccctgcaatgaagaaacggtTTAATTCTCTATATTATGTATAG